The genomic interval TCTTTGAGTATCATACATATCCCGTATCAGGTGGGACATgcctccaaatattggcaaacaGATTACTCCCCGGGTCCCCATCCTTCCCCCGTAAACAGATTAACCTGCGGGATCTCTCATCAAGCAGATTAACCAGCGGGATCTCTCGGAGTCTGTTTACAGGGGATCTTGCTGGCTAATCTGCTTCATGGTTGATACCACTGAGATCCCTTCAAGGGCACGGCATTTTTGGGGTCACATCTGCACGTTTAGGGGAACATTCTATAGCAGCGATTTTCCTGTTTGATTTATTTGTACTTTTGAAACTCGGATCACATTGCATCGCACGGTCCCTCCGGCAGGAAAGGGGTTAAAGAATGGAGTGCTTTGTCCGTAATAAGGCTCAGTCACCCGCATTCCACCGCCGGCCCGTCCTTAGTCGTACTGGAAGCAGCCTGTTGATCCGATCAGGTTCTGCAGGAAAGCGGTGGACAGCTGCAGGTGACGGTGCAGTTTGGAGCAGGCCTCGCTTGCCGGATCCGGCCACGACCCGATCTTCATGTCCTTCTCTGGCTGCACCAGCGGCAGCCTGTACACCTTCCGGGAAGGAGGAGCTACAGGTCTGGGGGGTGATCTTCTCTGGCTGTGGCTTTTCTGGTGGCGGAGGAGTACGATGCGGTGCGTGAAGCTGCGACCACACTCTGTGCACTGGAAGGGGCGGAGGTCTTtggcgggtgggggggaggctgggtTCTGAGCAGGGTCACCGTCTCCCACCGGCGGAGCGAGATCCTCATCGGAGCAAGGCTGGTTGTCCAGGTGCAGTCTCTGGTGACTGAACAAGTGCTGCTTGCGGCTGAAGTTTTTGCTGCACTCGGCACAGGAAAATGGCTTCTCCCCCGTGTACACCATCTCGTGCCGCAACAGGTGTGGCTTCTGAACGAAGCTTTTGCCGCACTCGGGGCACATGAAGCGGCTGTCCCTTTCTGTGGCGTCCTGTGTGGCTGTGCTCTCCTCTGACCCAGGAATCCCTGCCTGATCTGTGGGGGCCACACCTTGACCACTCATGGGAGCCGCCCAGTGTGCCTCCTCTTTAATATTGGGCTGCAGTTTGCCCTCTAAATGGATTATCTCCCCAAACTCCTGCGTGTTCTGCACGGGAAACCCCTCCATCCATACAAACTGGGAGTGAGACTTAAAAGAAGGTCCAATTAGTGCCAGTGGGAAGACCTCCTCTGCATGCAGCCCCCCCAGTCCATCCTCATTACACAATGTGTCCATACCACATGGGTAATCGAGATGGGTCATCCACTCCTCTGC from Ascaphus truei isolate aAscTru1 chromosome 2 unlocalized genomic scaffold, aAscTru1.hap1 SUPER_2_unloc_1, whole genome shotgun sequence carries:
- the LOC142473258 gene encoding uncharacterized protein LOC142473258, with amino-acid sequence MSEGDSTGEMRERDSTGEMAETAHNVQAPVALGDVTMSFSEEEWLGLAGWQRELYVTVMKDTVELVTSLGYVMVTPGIFAKSETTLDMRVCGSAQESLTHESAEECFITPSAEQTPAHETAEESPFREESAEVFLISQSAGDTFVPREGAALVTGGPARDENRGGLASVRFPEPDFLRVIKVEEVDGGYFLGTEVKTTHGAEEWMTHLDYPCGMDTLCNEDGLGGLHAEEVFPLALIGPSFKSHSQFVWMEGFPVQNTQEFGEIIHLEGKLQPNIKEEAHWAAPMSGQGVAPTDQAGIPGSEESTATQDATERDSRFMCPECGKSFVQKPHLLRHEMVYTGEKPFSCAECSKNFSRKQHLFSHQRLHLDNQPCSDEDLAPPVGDGDPAQNPASPPPAKDLRPFQCTECGRSFTHRIVLLRHQKSHSQRRSPPRPVAPPSRKVYRLPLVQPEKDMKIGSWPDPASEACSKLHRHLQLSTAFLQNLIGSTGCFQYD